The Telopea speciosissima isolate NSW1024214 ecotype Mountain lineage chromosome 11, Tspe_v1, whole genome shotgun sequence genome includes the window TGATGTAACATAGGAATGCGTCAATCTTTTCATGCGGGGTTATGACTGTGTCTGAGTGCAAGTACATGCCGTGCCAGAGACCTAATAACTTGGTTAAATGgaagagaggataaaaattcaatggaagaatatttttttatttcctccaACACCGGGGACCATAAAAGAATGATGCAACAATCCTACGTCATTGCTCTTTGATCATGAATTTTTTCTCCCATGCTACCAATCAAGAAAGATTGAAAACAGCATTCCAAAAATGTAGCCTaagaaaatttatatatataaatagtaCTTCTAAAGCACATGAAGGGCATAACTCCATCTCTAATATTATGGCAACTTTGAAGGcaaatttttctctcttcccttcatTCTTTCCTAATGTGCCTTCTTCCCGAAGGGTCTCCTCTTCTTGGAAAAGAAACTACTCGGCATCTACTACTTCAGGTTCTTTCTACTGCAAGTTGACACAATTTCCCTCATCTTCTGCTTCACAATTGAAACCATCTCTCATACACAGTGATGAATCTTCTTCCAATACAGTATTGCTCTAttactactctctctctctttttctctctttttctctaaatCTGGATTGCTTGCTAATGTTGCATGTTTTCTGCTGTGTTGTTGTGTAGGGATTAGCTGGTTTTGGGGCTAGTAGTAATGGAACAAAAGGCATTGAAGAACTGGTCCAGCGGGTGCGGAGAGACATGTTTATAAACTCAGGTGACCCCATGAGAAATTTGAAGCTGGTTGACACCCTTCAAAGGCTGGGCATTGCGTACCATTTTGATGAGGAGGTTAATGCAGTCTTAGATGATGTGATGtcgagaagaaaaaggaaaaacgaAGAGGACGACCTCTTTGTTACTGCTCTTCGCTTCAGATTACTCAGACAGAATGGCTACCATGTATCTCCAGGTGAGAAACCGAAGTATTCATTTGTGCTTATGTTTCAGCTTCACTCAAATCGAGTCAGGATTCTCGAGTttggttcctctgcacgtaaatgtgagaggcaaccacctgtcctattttttttctatttacaaagggaggaggggtatttatggagaCAAAATAAGCATGATTAGCTTTGAGATGTATGTgcaaatgatccattctcgAATTCTCTACGAAAAAGGATTCTATCCagccgtggcaggagctggagcgtccagccccgctaaacgacagcaaaaacaTGGATGGGTCTCACATGGGACCCACGTGTGAAATGAATACCCcctgtttttggggtggtttccGAGTGCTGGAccgtccagctcccgccacggctggacaggagccaagtCCATTCTCTACCCATGGGGGGGTGTAACCCCACAGTGAGGACCAATGAAGTTGAATCTCCACAACACCATCCAACATAGGGTCAGAGGGGGTCAGATGTATGGAGATTCCATTTCATTGGCTCTCCCCATGTGGGTAGAGGCTCCGAAATATCCATATTCCATGCTAGAAAGACTGAAAGGCATGGAAAGACACAATCAACCTGGGCACTATGAGCCCATAGACTCATCCCGGCTTTGCCAAAAcaattatgaccctccccagatcaCGTAGTGGCAGGAGcttcatgcactgggtacgcccttttggACATGGCTTAAAATAGCCTGGCACAGTATTATACATGTCTATTAAATTTTCTTTAGCTCTCTTATTGGTCAttcatttttgttatttttgttaataaaaaatagatgATGCGTTTCACAAGTTCATCAACAAGGAAGGGAAATTCCAGGAGGCATTAAGCAATGATATAGTAGGGATGCTAAGTTTGTATGAAGTTTCCTACTTAGGTGCAAAAGGAGAGGAAATATTATCAGAGGCCATGGAATTCACCAAAAATAACTTGAGAACATCAATGCCGAATTTGGATCTTCCTCTTGCTAGAGAAGTTGGAACAGCCTTGGAGGTCCCCAGGCACTTAAGGATGGTAAGGTTAGAAGCTAGAAGGTATATTGATGAATATGCCCTGAAAACCGCAGGAAGCACAGTTCTTGTAGAGCTTGCAAAGTTGGATTTTAACAACATTCAATTGCTACACCAAATGGAATTGGCAGAAGTAATCAGGTTAGTCATTCTTTCCAAGGAATGGGAAACATAAATTTGTGGTTGACCTTTTGATCCTTGTTATGTCTTAGGCTTTGTGGTGCCTCTTAGTTTCTCACTAATTAATTTGGCTTGTATCTCGTCTTTtgactttgttttctttgttttttttaatatagtattttattgaaaaaaaaaaaaaaaacatatatagcTAGAGGCTTTTCACAAAGAAAAAGTCAAAATAGGCTATTCCACTAACAAATTAAACCTGAATAATTGGTCAAACATTTTTTTGTGTGATTACTATAATATATTCAATGAAGCCCAAAAaattttcccccaaaaaaaatgtaggaaagaaaaaaaataaataaataaataaaaacatggAAAGAGCTCCACATCCAGCCTCTCCCTACAATCGAATTAAGCTAGAAGCGAAATCCAAAGACGATTCAAGGAAAATGCCATCCCAAAACAGGCAGACATTTGGGCCAACCTGAGATAACCTAGCCGACTGAGAGGATTGGTCAAAGAGCCACACCCCTACTAACCCCTTACCACTACTACTTCATCTTctttaatgaaagaaaaagacagCCCAAGATAAACAATCACTTGGGCCTATTCCTAATAATGGGAAGAACTTGACAGAACAGTCAATTGATCAAACATTTTAGTTTGTATAAGCTAGCTATATATCAAATAGGTGTCTTGATCCATTAATAAAATGCTTCCTATAGAGACTTGGGAGTATGACAGCCCtcaaaagggtttttttttttttttttttatcgtttaTTACCATTGAATAGTTTTGACAGCCCTTATTTTGATTTTGGGTAGGGCTCTTCTTTTGGGGGTCTTACTGTGTGTTTTTTTGTATCCGTTTGGGTATGTCTGGACGTTAAATAGTTGTATCTTTTTTCATCTTTAATATATTCCTTGGTGATCTttagcaaacaaaaaaatagtttttacAATGCTCTATATTCTTAATAGGTGGTGGAAAGAATTAGGGCTTGTTGAGAAGCTAAGCTTTGCGCGGGATCGACCATTGGAGTGTTTCCTATGGACTGTTGGAATATTTCCAGACCCATGGCACTCAAAATGTCGAATTGAGCTAACAAAAACAATCGCCATCTTATTagtcattgatgacatcttcgACTCATATGGATCAATAGAAGAACTTGTTCTCTTCAATAATGCAATTCAAAGGTTTGTAATTTCATCTTAGcttctttattgttttatttcaaaaatataTCTTGGCTAactttatgaaaaaaaaaaaaaacctactagATGGGATCTTGAAGCAATTGAACAACTTCCTGAATACATGAAGATATGTTATATGGCTTTGTTTAATACTACCAACGAGATTGGCTATAGAGTCTTTAAAGAACATGGATGGAGCATCATCCCTCATTTGAAGAGAACGGTAATGTTCTTCAACTGAAACCTTATTGTTAATTGCAGACAATTAATAGTTTTGTCCAACAAAGTGACACAATTTTAATCTTTGATACAGTGGATAGATATGTTTGAAGGATTTCTAGTTGAAGCTAAATGGTTTAACAAGAAATATGTGCCTACACAAGAGGAACATTTAGTAAATGGAGTTACCACAGCAGGGACATATATGGCCTTAGTGCATGCTTTCTTTCTTATGGGAGAAGGAGTTACAAAGGAAACCATCAAGATGATGGAGCCTTATCCCATGATATTCTCCCATTCAGGAATGATCCTTCGGCTTTGGGATGATTTGGGAACATGGAGGGTAAGTTATAAAAGGGCATATCTTAATCACATTTAATCATCTTAATTAAGAAAATTTTGCTTAAATTATAGCATTATTATTGGATTGAAAATGTTAAAAGGGAAAACCATGCTAATTAAAGTACTACTTAATTGCTTGTTTATGAACATTTTCAGGAGGAGCAAGAAAGGGGGGATGTGGCATCAAGCATAGAATGTGCAATGAGAGAACACATTAATATTTCATCGGTAGATGAAGCATGTGATTACATACGACAACTCATTCACAACTTATGGACTGAACTCAATGGGCAGTTAGTAGCTCCAGAAGGGTTGCCTTTATCAATCATTAAAGCGTCATTGAACCTCTCAAGGACTTCCCAAGTTATTTATCAACAAGGATATGACAACAATGCTTCAACCGTCGAAGATAATATACAATTATTGCTCTTTAGACCCATTCCCTGAAGAAATACTCTTTCTCTTTTGCTGATTTGTCAACTTATGCATTGCCAAGTTGGaagatatattttcattcattgaTAGCTCACGGTATGAGCAATAGTTATGTACACAGTCTAAGGATGAATagttttatctctctctctctctctctctcattggaTGTTGCaagtaaaataaagagaagagaagtgaaaCTGGTTAGAAAAAAAACAGGAAACTTTGTGATCAAGAACAAGTACCTACACACTTGGTAGAGTGTGAAGCGTAAAAGCCCATCCTACCAGGATGTCTTGGGTTTATGCCTCTAGGTTCTCACCTTCTCTCTCCCATAGaatggatccggctcctctccagggagcccaacgcCTAAGGAGTGCCTAGGGAGGCATCCAACGGTGTTGGGCTGCTGAGCGTGTTGGGATGTGTGCCGGGCACACAGCCCCGTGCACCCAGCAGCCCAGCGCCGTTGGATGCCTCTCTGGCACTCCTTGGGTGCTGGagtccctggagaggagccaaatGCCCATAGAATAGGACACAATATGTatcgattaaaaaaaaaaggaaactttgTAATCATACTCTACAtacaattttaccaaaaaatagattaaaaattatttttattgtaaaataAAGTGATATTAATTAGGGGAAATTTCTAAGATCTacaagattaaaaaaagaattacaagataagtgtattttaaatttgttttacatccataaatttagattttgaaaagatttacctaaTCCGATCCCCAAATTAGTTAGTGCTCATCCCGctcaacaaaacaaataaaactaaACTTCCTAATATACCCTTGGACTCacttttttccctaaaaaaaagcTAAAGATAAATGCTTAATAGCTTAACTGTTTGCACAACTCATTGAGTTCTCTCTTATCTCTATTTGGCGGGAAACTTGCAGAAACTAGCAGAAGTGGTGGTCGCTAGGTGCTTCTCTCTTCTCGTTATCCCTCTTTCACTCCCCGTTTTAATCCTCTAGTGGTTACCACACGCAAACCCGGTAAATATTGGTTCTCTTTCTCTACCCCTGttgtagctttttttttttaccattgtGATTGGCTCCGTTTAGAGTTGCGAGTGGTATGCTGGATCCGATTTTTGTTGGTTGAAGAGAGAAGGTGTTTGATGTTTCATCCTCTTGCTTGTTTTGGGAACTTGATTGGCAAATTCTACAACAATCACATATCAAATTGCAGGCCCTACCTTAACTATATGCTCATAATATATTTGACTAATGATTTAACAAGTATAAGAGAGAGTAGTTCAACTCAAACCCTGAATTTTCACCCACCACAATGAGGACTTTCTAGATTAAAatagcaagagagagagagagttgcttTTGCATCACTGAACCAAAATTTTCCCCGACTAGAGGAGGTTGGGCTCTTTACTGGGTGCCACCGAAGCTGCCATAAGGCAAATATAGAGCCTTAGTGGCTAAACTAGACATGACTCTCAGTCTCATGCCAATCCGACTAACCCTCAGCAGAAGAGGTTGTAGAAAAACTGCACCACCATTATGACCATTAAAGATATTTAACAaagttgttttttcttttttcttttttttttgtaaaagaaTATTGAAGCCTACAACAAAATACAGAACAAAGAAGAGGATAAAATGATATTCaaggcatatactgtaagactAATCAGGtatacaaaaaatagaaaaatacctGTTATCGCACAACAATTGCAGAGAGAAACgaaccagaaaggaagaagcacgAAACAAActgagttgagtcgtatctgaatgatactttccttaaggatttagatgcccccactactgcaacggggttgaccttgcaccttaccctccaagataaatacaactcctaaacgtataagTTGCAGAACCTGATACGAGTACTGTGGATACCAAAATGGCTATACAAGCCCTCTTATTACTTAAATGAACATATAGTAAGTACTTGTCTCTGGAACGGACTGTTGCAGAGATAATACGTTTCTGTTGTGTATGCAATGCAGGCAagactttgtatatatatagtaatggagtaccctttcatgaagggatacatccatACAAATATAGGACACGTACGTATAGACAGTATGTATTTCCTTcacgtacagggagggggtgtatCTATTCGTAGACATGTATGAATAGACACATACTGTTCAACCATATAAATGAACCATGGGTGAACCAAACCGAGTTTTAAATGAagaattaaaactcaaaagtgcaaaacttctatttattaaaaataaggttttgcccacaccccgaccccgacctcggcctcggcctcggccatGGCCCGGTCAGGCTCGGTTCGGCTCGGCACGCGCGTgagattcaaaagcaccccaaagacccccacacactagagagtgGGGTGACTACCTCTCCAaagggctcacaccttaaggaaacaatcctatatatatacccctcaagtaactctcccacaaccaatgtgggactattcttgagctcaattattgtctcttgcacacaagagagcacaacaaattcaaacaaaatattggaggaaaataaaaaggagggaatgaacaaaagtcacaaaattttgaaactttgactcacattgaaaaagtgctttttgaacTAACACTTTGACTCAAAAAGTGCTTTTACAAAATAATAGTACAACAATTCctccacaagtttcaaaatattgatacaTAACGAGTGATAAGTATAttagacatagtaggacacatcgttgcaagtgtcttcaggacttgaacctacactaggtctgatgaactacGCTACGGAGTAtgggtgaagtcagacttcttgaacctttcctcatcggTGTAGCCGACTAGTTCACCAGCCACATCTTACTAGTTGACCGTTTGTGATATCCCTTTATAAAGATGGACATTTTTTAACtggccttgtcccctatcttgGTCTCATAGATGTTTAGAGAATTCGCCTAAGAAACTCTCATCGGTAGGCGAcctcacctcctacatctatttaggtcagtccatagtgtgcaccatagttaacacacccccacattacATGAGATCCAACTTAATTAAGTCTATAAAACTCATCCTCCTTtctttgtggtggtactacttttccTATCTATCTAGAATGAGCTAAAATGTAGTAGTACTAGACAGGTCATCTagtgacttcgtttgtaccctttgaacctaattcaggaatttacctcttcacataggttgggtgtccatcacatgacctatgtcacAGGGCTTAAGCTCATTCCCttagatgaatcatgaattAATTTTGTAGGCAACGGTTTTGTGAAAACGTTAGCTAAATTACTTTCAGATTTCACAAAGTCAATAGCTATTGTTCCTTCATTAATATACTGCCTTACAAAATTATGTCTTAGGCGGATGTGGCGCCTCTTTCTATTGTACATTTTATTCTTAACTTTAGCTATTGCCGCTTGATTATCATAATGAAGTGATATCTAAGGCAATGATTTTGGCCACAATGGAATATCTACCATCAAAGTTCTGAGCCACTCTGCTTCAGTTCCCGCCTTTTTCAAAGCTAtaaactcagcttccatggtggatcCTGTTCCACAGGATTGCTTTACCGAT containing:
- the LOC122644696 gene encoding probable terpene synthase 11, with the translated sequence MATLKANFSLFPSFFPNVPSSRRVSSSWKRNYSASTTSGSFYCKLTQFPSSSASQLKPSLIHSDESSSNTGLAGFGASSNGTKGIEELVQRVRRDMFINSGDPMRNLKLVDTLQRLGIAYHFDEEVNAVLDDVMSRRKRKNEEDDLFVTALRFRLLRQNGYHVSPDDAFHKFINKEGKFQEALSNDIVGMLSLYEVSYLGAKGEEILSEAMEFTKNNLRTSMPNLDLPLAREVGTALEVPRHLRMVRLEARRYIDEYALKTAGSTVLVELAKLDFNNIQLLHQMELAEVIRWWKELGLVEKLSFARDRPLECFLWTVGIFPDPWHSKCRIELTKTIAILLVIDDIFDSYGSIEELVLFNNAIQRWDLEAIEQLPEYMKICYMALFNTTNEIGYRVFKEHGWSIIPHLKRTWIDMFEGFLVEAKWFNKKYVPTQEEHLVNGVTTAGTYMALVHAFFLMGEGVTKETIKMMEPYPMIFSHSGMILRLWDDLGTWREEQERGDVASSIECAMREHINISSVDEACDYIRQLIHNLWTELNGQLVAPEGLPLSIIKASLNLSRTSQVIYQQGYDNNASTVEDNIQLLLFRPIP